From the genome of Lysinibacter sp. HNR:
GATCATTCCCATCACCAAAGAGCCGGAGTCTGCCGAAGTGATAAAAAAGATCGCGATCAGCACAATTGCACCGATGGTGAGAACGGAGCCCGCCGGTAGACGGTCGAGCATTTGGAAAAGCGCCCCGGCGATATCCACAGTATTATCCGGGCCGATCAGCCCGCCACCGCCATCGATTTGCTGATAGAGCGCGGTTCCCCCCAGAACACTGAACCACAGGAGCGTGATCACCGTCGGTACGATAATCACACCCGCAACAAATTGTCGCACGGTGCGTCCCTTGGAGATACGGGCGATGAAAATACCCACAAACGGCGCCCAGGAAATCCACCAGCCCCAATAAAACGTGGTCCAAGCTCCCTGCCACAGCTCGCCCTCGACGCCCTGAAAGGCACTCACGTTAAACGAGAGACCCACAAAGTTTTCTAGGTAGCTTCCCACAGACTGCACAAACTCACGCAAGAGAAACTGTGTGGGTCCGAGGACCAGAATCACAAGGACCATGAGCGCGGCCAACACCAGATTGAAGTTGGACAACCATTTCATCCCCTTTGACACACCCGAGAGCACGGAAAAGAGCACTCCAGCCGTAATAATGACGATGATCACAATATTGACAAAATCGGAGGCCTGAATGATGTTGGCACTTTCCAGACCCGCGCTGATCTGAATCACACCAAGGCCCAGTGAGGTCGCCACACCAAAGAGGGTTCCCACCAGCGCAACCACATCAATCACGTTTCCCCACGCACCCCGCACCCGTTTCCCCAGAATTGGTTCAAGAGTCCAACGGATAGAGATTGGGCGGTTTCGGCGGTGAATGGCGTAGGCAAGCGCCAGCCCGATCACCACATAAATTGACCAGGCGTGCACACCCCAGTGCAAAAACGTTTGACTCATGGCCTGCTGTGCCAGCTCCACCTCTGTACCGGTTGCGCCCGGCCTCGGATTGGCCAAGTGGCTAAGAGGTTCGCTCACCCCGTAGAAGACGAGCCCAATGCCCATTCCCGCCGCAAACAGCAGTGAGAGCCAGGAACCAAACGAGAACTCCGGCTCGTCGGCATCTTTACCCAGCTTGATTTCGCCAAACTTGCCAAACCCCACCCAGAGACAAAAAATGACAAAAAAGGTGGCGAGCAGAACGTAATACCAATTGAAGTTTCTGACGATACTCGACTGAATGGTGTCAAAAAAGCTGTCCGCAACGTTTGGCAGGGTTGCAGCAAAGACCACAAACAAAACCACCACAATGGCAGCGGGCCAAAAAACCCAGCGATGAACAGTGGTCTTTTTGTTCTCGAAAGAAGCCATAATTCCACACTAGGTGATCAATCGCAGTATCAACCGCGTATTCAGGGCAGTTCGATGAGATACTTCGTCGCTTTACAGGTATGTCAGATCGCGCGGGCACCCGCTCAGACGGGGTCCCCTCGGTACAGAGCCTCAAACGTAGCAATGGTTCGGTTAATATCGTGAACCCGAACCCCCTCAAGAGAAGCCTTCTGCATTTCGAGATAGCGCTCGGGCGATGCCTCCAGCACAAGCGATAGTTTTTCGGTCAGGTCCTTCACGCTGCTCGGTTCAAAAAGATAACCGTTTTTTCCATCATCCACCAGGTGTGGCAACGCCATGGCATCCGCGCACACAACGGGGAGACCGGAGGCCATCGCCTCCATGGTGGCGATACTCTGAAGCTCGGCAATCGAGGGCATCGCCCATACCGAGGCCGCCGTGTAGATACGGCGAAGCTCATCATCGCTGATCCGTCCGTGAAAGGTAACACGATCGTTCAACCCAAGCTTTGCGCAGAGAGTCTTCAGGTTGTTCTCCTGATCGCCACCGCCCACAATATCAAGCGTGACGTTCAAGTGCTCGGGAAGCTGAGCCATCGCCTTCAGCAACACATCAATCTGTTTTTCCGTGGTGAGACGCCCCACAAAAAGTACCCGATTGTGGGTGCGCGGCGCAAGGTCAGCCGTGTAGTTGGAAGCGTCGATGCCACAGCTCACGGGGATCACACCCGTGAGCCCGCTGTGATACTCCAGGAAATCGGCCGCCTTGCGGGTGGGGGTAGTAACCGCCGAGGCAGTGCGAAAAACTTTGCTCGCCGACTTCCACGAGGTGCGCACAAACCACTCTTTCCACGATTCGGGAATGGTGGCAAAATCGAGAATGTTCTCGGCCATCACGTGGTTTGTTCCCACAATTCGAATATTGCGCTTAGCCGCCTCAATAGCCAGACCTCGACCAATAACAAT
Proteins encoded in this window:
- a CDS encoding BCCT family transporter, with protein sequence MASFENKKTTVHRWVFWPAAIVVVLFVVFAATLPNVADSFFDTIQSSIVRNFNWYYVLLATFFVIFCLWVGFGKFGEIKLGKDADEPEFSFGSWLSLLFAAGMGIGLVFYGVSEPLSHLANPRPGATGTEVELAQQAMSQTFLHWGVHAWSIYVVIGLALAYAIHRRNRPISIRWTLEPILGKRVRGAWGNVIDVVALVGTLFGVATSLGLGVIQISAGLESANIIQASDFVNIVIIVIITAGVLFSVLSGVSKGMKWLSNFNLVLAALMVLVILVLGPTQFLLREFVQSVGSYLENFVGLSFNVSAFQGVEGELWQGAWTTFYWGWWISWAPFVGIFIARISKGRTVRQFVAGVIIVPTVITLLWFSVLGGTALYQQIDGGGGLIGPDNTVDIAGALFQMLDRLPAGSVLTIGAIVLIAIFFITSADSGSLVMGMIATGGEVEPKNWVRVFFVIITSLLAIVLLLAGGLNALKTAAITISLPFSVIMIGICWSTAVAFARETRAYEKARRAAFVNHIGDYYGLEVDAPIERENRLSLRQLLSSRKRYSPRTDPFNAASYPEGHPRHLGSQESHPAQQDEEDPGQHSNHHGS
- a CDS encoding glycosyltransferase; the protein is MGCDTFYPDINGAARFAERLAAGLVARGHDVHIVAPSKKHRLTGTFIETIEGTDMTVHRWASWRWYPHDWLRFVLPWTAKARARKLLDRVKPDVVHFQSHIVIGRGLAIEAAKRNIRIVGTNHVMAENILDFATIPESWKEWFVRTSWKSASKVFRTASAVTTPTRKAADFLEYHSGLTGVIPVSCGIDASNYTADLAPRTHNRVLFVGRLTTEKQIDVLLKAMAQLPEHLNVTLDIVGGGDQENNLKTLCAKLGLNDRVTFHGRISDDELRRIYTAASVWAMPSIAELQSIATMEAMASGLPVVCADAMALPHLVDDGKNGYLFEPSSVKDLTEKLSLVLEASPERYLEMQKASLEGVRVHDINRTIATFEALYRGDPV